The proteins below are encoded in one region of Apium graveolens cultivar Ventura chromosome 4, ASM990537v1, whole genome shotgun sequence:
- the LOC141718989 gene encoding uncharacterized protein LOC141718989 — MVISWLHNNVCDSIKKSILFINSASEIWKQLAKLFQLSNGSRKYKMNKELLGMKQGSLKVNDYYTGLTSMWEELDSMNLLPVITTVSPEVTALLQLKLRGLNLGCFVFLNGLNKVYGPMRSQLLMNHPLPNVETACAVIQQEESQRDVLAPTDVEFSAMYSKGFGDNKAVGDNKPLICSACGGRGHYEDRCWTVVGYPKWHLKHKKPMSKPANTSSAQRWSNTNKNNPRFANNVSLTPE, encoded by the coding sequence ATGGTAATATCCTGGCTTCATAATAATGTTTGTGATAGCATTAAAAAGTCCATTTTGTTTATAAACTCTGCTAGTGAAATCTGGAAACAACTTGCGAAGCTTTTTCAATTGAGTAATGGCTCAAGAAAATACAAGATGAACAAAGAATTACTAGGCATGAAACAAGGTTCTCTGAAAGTAAATGATTATTACACTGGATTAACCTCTATGTGGGAGGAACTTGATTCTATGAACTTGTTGCCTGTTATAACTACTGTATCCCCTGAAGTTACTGCCTTGCTGCAATTGAAACTCAGAGGTCTGAATCTAGGTTGTTTTGTGTTTTTAAatggacttaataaagtatatGGTCCTATGAGAAGCCAACTTTTGATGAATCATCCCCTCCCTAATGTAGAAACAGCTTGCGCTGTCATACAGCAGGAAGAATCCCAAAGGGATGTGTTGGCTCCTACTGATGTTGAATTCTCAGCTATGTACAGTAAAGGGTTTGGAGATAACAAAGCGGTTGGAGATAATAAACCCTTGATTTGTAGTGCTTGTGGAGGTAGAGGTCACTATGAAGACAGATGCTGGACAGTTGTTGGATACCCAAAATGGCACCTCAAACACAAAAAACCCATGTCAAAACCAGCAAATACCAGCTCAGCTCAGAGATGGAGCAACACCAACAAAAATAATCCCAGATTTGCTAATAATGTCAGCCTCACACCTGAATAG